The Roseimicrobium gellanilyticum genome contains a region encoding:
- a CDS encoding ABC transporter ATP-binding protein: MTKESGNPLRVECVVKTFSQGAKKVTALDGVSLEVNKGEFLAIMGASGSGKSTLLHVMAGLTDVDAGSVSVEGQNLAGMSDSALTRFRRAKIGMVFQAFNLLPSLSAEQNVQLPALELPDAAARAERVMQRLGILDRRMHRPDAMSGGEQQRVAIARALIMNPAILLADEPTGSLDSRTGQELCRLLQTLCCEEGRTIILVTHEPRVAMWADRVLVFKDGKTLSQFTPKSGGSAEDVALAYEHALEVGA; this comes from the coding sequence ATGACCAAGGAATCTGGTAACCCCCTCAGGGTGGAGTGTGTGGTAAAAACCTTTTCGCAAGGAGCCAAGAAAGTGACTGCCTTGGATGGCGTGTCGCTGGAAGTGAACAAGGGCGAATTTCTCGCCATCATGGGAGCCTCGGGTTCGGGCAAGAGCACCCTCTTGCATGTCATGGCGGGGCTCACCGACGTGGACGCTGGATCCGTCTCAGTCGAGGGCCAGAACCTGGCTGGCATGAGTGATTCCGCGCTGACTCGTTTTCGCCGGGCCAAAATCGGAATGGTCTTTCAGGCATTCAACTTGTTGCCCAGCCTCAGTGCGGAGCAGAACGTTCAACTCCCTGCTCTGGAACTGCCGGATGCGGCAGCTCGCGCCGAACGTGTGATGCAGCGACTCGGAATTCTGGACAGGCGCATGCATCGACCGGATGCGATGTCTGGCGGCGAGCAGCAGCGGGTTGCGATTGCACGAGCACTCATCATGAACCCTGCGATCCTGCTGGCGGATGAACCCACCGGCAGTCTTGATTCCAGAACGGGGCAGGAGCTTTGCAGGCTCTTGCAAACCCTGTGCTGCGAAGAGGGGCGGACCATCATTTTGGTGACTCATGAGCCTCGTGTGGCCATGTGGGCAGACCGCGTGCTGGTCTTCAAAGATGGGAAAACCCTCTCCCAGTTCACCCCAAAGAGTGGCGGCAGCGCGGAAGACGTAGCACTTGCGTATGAACATGCGCTGGAGGTCGGAGCATGA
- a CDS encoding FtsX-like permease family protein, producing the protein MKAVLWIVIAHLRDHPLRLALTSLATAAAAAMVIWVVSSYDALLGTFDEYANLALGRYELSVAPISHLTQVAPGVIPAPAQKYVPEEAVELLRSDAAVNVVEPLWAVQVEVAFHESTAPASRKGWLPDMVIGTEGAAAPFDLVEGRWLKPEASAGSEAEAAMSASAARAFGLKPGDRLLLGAGSRQTTITIVGLVDTPDVEGWSASVARAQSRTPAIGGLFVSTGLLEKVTGQGRRISFVGVGMKPDADITSFRFRWSPQLSALSTPCQFQEAHDVEEALDESASAENLEFQGHMAAVVSMLAALFIILSTLNMGVTERIRQLAILRAVTLTRGQVAMLVIVEALILGAVGFVVGSVVGWSMLKIAVANAPELLEDGARVGRFSLLLAALCAFGGALLASIWPAIRAMRVRPMDVMGGLTRPSRWNPWLTVTGLVLLLLYPLTSRVFPHGDDSPMVMYMLVGVATLAVGFILLSPAATILVDRWLSPVLAGLLRVPPRLLESQLSSNILRTVATAVALTVGLGLLVGIHVWGHTMLGGFMPGAWCPDAMISFRPDGIPKEKALEASTWKGVTTALPVVVEQPRLKQDLTNSATRATVVRQDSVVIVGLDPEKALGSSHPLFSFQWVSGNPSSAIAAMRDGRGCLVPDHFLTETGLKVGDSFELVPPENPGGVVSYVIAGAVKMPGWHWQTKPTGMRTRTHRAAALVFADYGNVAADFQFHGAPYLWLNYDRSQTDVETLGLSAQQLLASTTQKPVTVGEASPGGPHVQVHDVEEIRSIVLSHSRQWLWVLSRLPVVILIITTVGVLNALLASVQARRWEFGVLRAMGITRGVLVRLIIAEGILISLVACLLSLGFGILSGWCGAGMSKYISFFGGMNTDLVIPWPEVLASIFGVIVLSSLAAAWPAFRLGSTKPLELLQQGSASF; encoded by the coding sequence ATGAAGGCAGTCTTGTGGATTGTTATCGCGCATCTACGCGACCACCCTCTGCGGCTGGCACTCACTTCTCTGGCGACGGCCGCAGCTGCTGCCATGGTCATCTGGGTGGTGAGCAGCTACGATGCGCTGCTGGGTACGTTTGATGAATATGCAAACCTCGCCTTGGGCCGCTATGAGCTGTCCGTGGCTCCCATCAGTCACTTAACCCAAGTCGCGCCCGGGGTGATACCAGCCCCCGCTCAGAAGTATGTGCCGGAGGAAGCTGTCGAGCTGCTGCGGAGTGATGCGGCGGTGAACGTAGTGGAGCCCCTTTGGGCTGTGCAAGTCGAAGTGGCATTCCACGAGTCCACGGCACCTGCTTCGAGAAAGGGTTGGCTGCCTGACATGGTTATCGGGACGGAGGGCGCTGCTGCTCCTTTTGACTTGGTCGAGGGTAGATGGCTCAAGCCTGAAGCCAGCGCAGGCAGCGAAGCAGAAGCCGCGATGAGCGCCTCTGCTGCGAGGGCCTTTGGACTGAAGCCCGGTGACCGGCTGCTCTTGGGGGCCGGAAGCAGGCAGACAACGATCACCATCGTAGGATTGGTGGATACACCAGATGTGGAGGGGTGGAGTGCTTCCGTGGCCCGTGCCCAGTCCAGGACACCTGCTATTGGAGGACTCTTCGTTTCAACAGGGCTCTTGGAAAAGGTCACGGGGCAGGGGAGGCGAATCAGCTTTGTGGGTGTGGGCATGAAACCTGATGCGGACATCACTTCTTTCCGATTCAGGTGGTCGCCGCAGCTAAGCGCGCTATCCACACCATGCCAGTTTCAGGAGGCGCACGATGTAGAGGAAGCTCTGGATGAGAGTGCGTCCGCGGAGAATCTGGAGTTCCAAGGGCACATGGCCGCCGTGGTTTCCATGCTCGCGGCGTTGTTCATCATCCTGAGCACACTCAACATGGGAGTCACTGAACGCATCCGCCAGCTTGCCATCCTGAGAGCGGTGACATTGACTCGCGGACAGGTTGCCATGCTGGTCATCGTGGAGGCGCTGATTCTCGGAGCGGTAGGTTTTGTGGTGGGAAGCGTGGTGGGCTGGAGCATGTTGAAAATCGCCGTGGCCAATGCGCCAGAGCTTTTGGAAGATGGTGCGCGAGTGGGCCGTTTCAGCCTGCTGCTGGCCGCCCTGTGCGCGTTTGGTGGAGCGCTCCTGGCGAGCATCTGGCCTGCGATTCGCGCCATGCGCGTGCGGCCCATGGATGTCATGGGAGGATTGACGCGACCTTCTCGATGGAATCCATGGCTCACAGTCACAGGACTTGTGCTGTTGCTCCTGTATCCACTGACGTCTCGTGTGTTTCCTCATGGCGATGACTCACCCATGGTCATGTACATGCTTGTGGGAGTTGCCACCCTGGCGGTGGGATTCATCCTGCTTAGCCCTGCGGCCACCATTCTTGTGGATCGATGGCTCAGTCCCGTCCTCGCTGGACTGCTGCGTGTACCGCCGCGCTTGCTGGAGAGCCAGCTTTCTTCAAATATTCTGCGCACGGTTGCTACGGCAGTTGCCCTTACCGTGGGACTTGGATTGCTTGTGGGCATCCACGTGTGGGGACACACGATGCTTGGAGGATTCATGCCTGGGGCTTGGTGCCCGGATGCCATGATTTCCTTCCGTCCCGACGGGATTCCAAAGGAGAAGGCACTGGAAGCATCAACGTGGAAGGGTGTGACCACTGCGTTGCCGGTCGTCGTGGAACAGCCTCGCCTGAAGCAGGACCTGACCAACAGCGCCACACGAGCCACCGTAGTACGCCAGGACAGCGTAGTCATTGTGGGCCTGGACCCAGAGAAGGCGCTTGGTTCAAGCCATCCTCTTTTTTCATTCCAGTGGGTCAGTGGTAATCCCTCGAGTGCCATCGCCGCCATGAGGGATGGCAGAGGTTGTCTTGTGCCGGATCACTTCCTCACCGAGACAGGACTGAAGGTGGGAGATTCCTTCGAACTCGTTCCACCAGAGAATCCGGGAGGTGTCGTTTCCTACGTGATCGCGGGTGCCGTAAAGATGCCGGGCTGGCACTGGCAGACCAAGCCCACCGGCATGCGGACGCGCACCCATCGCGCTGCCGCATTGGTGTTCGCGGACTACGGCAATGTGGCTGCCGACTTTCAGTTCCACGGTGCTCCCTACCTCTGGCTGAACTACGACCGCAGTCAGACAGACGTTGAGACTCTCGGATTGTCTGCACAGCAGCTTCTGGCGAGCACCACGCAGAAGCCAGTAACCGTAGGAGAAGCTTCCCCGGGAGGACCGCACGTGCAGGTCCACGACGTCGAAGAAATACGTTCCATTGTTCTCTCCCATTCGCGTCAGTGGCTCTGGGTGCTGAGCCGTTTGCCAGTCGTAATCCTGATCATCACCACCGTGGGCGTGCTGAATGCCCTTTTGGCTTCCGTCCAGGCGCGTCGTTGGGAGTTCGGAGTCCTGCGAGCCATGGGCATCACGCGAGGAGTGCTGGTCCGTCTCATCATTGCCGAAGGCATCCTCATCAGTCTCGTGGCTTGCCTTCTCAGCCTTGGGTTCGGAATCCTGTCTGGCTGGTGTGGAGCCGGCATGTCCAAGTACATCAGCTTCTTCGGCGGCATGAACACCGATCTCGTGATTCCGTGGCCCGAGGTGCTTGCCAGCATCTTTGGCGTCATCGTCTTGTCCTCACTGGCCGCTGCATGGCCTGCATTCAGACTCGGAAGCACCAAGCCTTTGGAGCTACTACAGCAGGGAAGTGCTTCCTTCTGA
- a CDS encoding PrsW family glutamic-type intramembrane protease → MSQWRSRAFQLTRDRTFLLRVASGIIAVCTLISVSVLIIRGKQWPPPKMPSLSADEIAASNEMVLGEEYQLLRQAPAKEPARVMKWLMEMQIPKGQSFDPVSLKCGEMDLAALFRQHAGDAELYEALAAYARFRFDPDEAAREKAQADLAQISLRENAPRHANELYAESLLRQKRMKEVLGAWMREWTRFPDATLSRRYAFELALQLKDASALQQLCSDKSFLRTVDALGLRDAAQIMSDRQMLFQAMARMTWERWMQGASLFIALFTAGIWYVILVYTASRERFRWFRFLPAVFAGIVSVTVLLWFQETVDYRTPSDAGSEAPTLTHAMMDWILNVGLPEEAVKALLFAFFLPVLLHNGSPTKAALVGGCVGLGFALDENLLYFSTHGSSLALGRFLTANFLHIGLTGILGWGTYELFRSRFHKATEFLTAFLGVTLAHGLYDFTAVIAGDEWGMDIMHVVILAAVAAFYLRLLHSGTERPAGWVFSRTSIFIWGISLLVGVLMIAATYQMQNIKGITETLSTALSLAVIGFIFLREFREV, encoded by the coding sequence ATGTCCCAGTGGCGCTCCCGTGCGTTTCAACTGACGCGTGATCGCACGTTCCTGCTGCGTGTGGCCTCAGGGATCATCGCTGTGTGCACCCTCATCTCCGTCTCTGTGCTGATCATTCGTGGAAAGCAGTGGCCCCCGCCCAAGATGCCTTCCTTGAGTGCAGACGAAATCGCCGCGAGCAATGAAATGGTGCTGGGTGAAGAATATCAACTGCTTCGGCAGGCCCCGGCAAAGGAGCCTGCCAGGGTCATGAAGTGGCTGATGGAGATGCAAATCCCAAAAGGGCAGTCTTTTGATCCTGTGTCCCTGAAATGTGGCGAGATGGATCTGGCGGCGCTCTTCCGCCAGCACGCTGGAGATGCCGAGCTCTACGAGGCGCTGGCTGCTTACGCGCGTTTCCGATTTGACCCGGACGAAGCAGCGAGGGAGAAGGCGCAGGCTGACCTTGCACAAATCAGCCTCCGTGAGAACGCTCCCCGCCATGCAAACGAGTTGTATGCTGAAAGCCTGCTGCGGCAGAAGCGCATGAAGGAGGTGCTCGGCGCGTGGATGCGGGAGTGGACCCGCTTTCCAGACGCCACCCTCTCGCGGAGGTATGCCTTCGAGCTCGCTCTGCAGCTCAAGGATGCGTCAGCGCTGCAACAACTCTGCAGCGACAAGTCCTTCCTGCGAACCGTCGATGCCCTCGGGCTGCGTGATGCAGCACAGATCATGTCCGATCGGCAAATGCTTTTCCAGGCCATGGCCCGCATGACTTGGGAACGCTGGATGCAAGGCGCATCCCTCTTCATCGCGCTGTTCACTGCTGGCATCTGGTATGTCATCCTGGTGTACACGGCCAGCCGCGAGCGTTTCCGCTGGTTTCGTTTCCTGCCGGCGGTCTTTGCAGGCATCGTCAGCGTGACGGTGCTCCTCTGGTTCCAGGAGACAGTCGACTACCGTACCCCCTCTGACGCAGGAAGTGAGGCGCCAACCCTCACCCATGCCATGATGGACTGGATCCTCAATGTCGGCCTGCCGGAGGAGGCGGTGAAGGCGCTTCTATTCGCCTTCTTCCTCCCCGTGCTTCTGCACAATGGCTCTCCGACGAAAGCTGCTCTCGTGGGAGGATGCGTGGGACTTGGGTTCGCGCTGGATGAGAATCTTCTCTACTTCTCCACACACGGCAGCTCACTTGCTCTGGGCAGGTTTCTCACTGCCAATTTCCTCCACATCGGTCTGACGGGAATCTTGGGCTGGGGAACGTATGAACTGTTCCGTTCGCGCTTTCACAAAGCGACCGAGTTTCTCACAGCCTTCCTCGGAGTGACGCTGGCACATGGTCTCTATGACTTCACTGCGGTCATCGCAGGCGACGAGTGGGGCATGGACATCATGCACGTCGTGATCCTGGCTGCTGTCGCGGCATTCTATCTGAGACTGCTTCACTCCGGGACGGAGCGCCCTGCGGGGTGGGTCTTCTCCCGAACCTCGATCTTCATCTGGGGCATTTCCCTTCTCGTTGGTGTGCTGATGATCGCAGCCACCTACCAAATGCAGAATATCAAGGGCATCACGGAAACCCTCTCCACAGCGCTGAGCCTCGCGGTCATCGGCTTCATCTTCCTGCGGGAGTTCCGGGAGGTGTGA
- a CDS encoding glycosyltransferase family 9 protein — MSSSNGLVADLAQFRSVFLVKPSSLGDIVHTLPAAHFIKRAYPHLELRWMCNPEWMPLLEGNPDLTEIVPFPRGEFKGLTALPKLYQWARALNAAPRTMPEITLDFQGLMRSALTSLARGTDPVIGMSDAREGASLLYRKVVPVNKQDHAVDRYLTLVRALGIDTAPAGVEFPLPEGTCPEGETLPEDFILLHPYSRGAGKSLSAEVLQTLCDCFAPRPVVIAGKSSTPHEITGAHVISLMNRTSLSGLVWLIRQSRACISVDSGPMHISSALQPRTLGIHTWSNPRRVGPYNHAAYVWKAGRIAHRSEFSDEEVRSRQMMDASAARRTADFVLQNWC, encoded by the coding sequence ATGAGCAGCAGCAACGGGCTGGTCGCCGATCTCGCACAGTTTCGTTCTGTGTTCCTCGTGAAGCCCAGCTCCTTGGGCGACATTGTTCACACCCTGCCCGCCGCGCATTTCATCAAGCGCGCCTATCCACACCTCGAGCTGCGCTGGATGTGCAACCCGGAGTGGATGCCCCTGCTCGAGGGCAACCCTGACCTCACGGAAATTGTTCCCTTCCCCCGCGGTGAATTCAAGGGGCTGACCGCTCTCCCGAAGCTTTACCAGTGGGCCCGCGCGCTGAACGCCGCCCCACGCACGATGCCGGAGATCACCCTCGACTTTCAAGGGCTCATGCGCAGCGCGCTCACCAGCCTGGCGCGGGGCACAGATCCCGTCATCGGCATGTCCGACGCACGCGAAGGTGCCTCCCTGCTCTACCGGAAGGTCGTTCCGGTGAACAAGCAGGATCACGCCGTGGACCGGTACCTCACGCTAGTGCGAGCCCTGGGCATCGACACGGCGCCTGCCGGCGTCGAGTTCCCACTTCCCGAGGGAACCTGCCCGGAGGGCGAGACTCTTCCAGAAGACTTCATCCTGCTTCATCCCTATTCCCGTGGCGCAGGAAAATCACTCTCCGCAGAGGTGCTGCAGACCTTGTGCGACTGCTTTGCGCCGAGACCTGTGGTCATTGCCGGGAAGTCTTCCACCCCGCATGAGATCACCGGCGCCCACGTCATCTCGCTGATGAACCGGACCAGCCTCTCCGGCCTCGTGTGGCTCATCCGGCAATCGCGGGCATGCATCAGCGTGGACAGTGGCCCGATGCACATCTCTTCCGCGTTGCAGCCGCGCACACTCGGGATTCACACCTGGAGCAATCCCCGCCGCGTGGGCCCGTACAACCATGCCGCGTATGTGTGGAAAGCCGGACGTATTGCACATCGGAGTGAATTTTCAGATGAAGAAGTGCGCTCCCGGCAGATGATGGACGCCAGCGCGGCGCGACGCACCGCGGACTTCGTCCTTCAGAATTGGTGCTAA
- a CDS encoding metallophosphoesterase family protein — protein MRYAIFGDIHANWEALMTVMGDSQEQGCTHYVCVGDIVGYNADPGECLDYVRSLNCPVVKGNHDEEATQERTLDELNPLAESALLWTRQKLTEDQKQWLRELKLVRQVRDFTIVHATLDSPGSWAYVANRFDAMASFSYQFTQLCFYGHTHAPRIYEKDDTVRCLRDTDTTLRRGVKYFINVGSVGQPRDGDWRASYAIYDVEKQTVNIRRLEYDLRTTQQKIRDAGLPTILAERLALGR, from the coding sequence ATGCGCTACGCCATCTTTGGAGACATACACGCTAATTGGGAAGCTCTCATGACTGTCATGGGAGATTCCCAAGAGCAGGGATGCACTCACTATGTCTGCGTGGGAGACATTGTCGGATACAATGCCGACCCCGGCGAATGCCTCGACTACGTCCGCTCCCTCAACTGCCCGGTCGTGAAGGGCAACCACGATGAGGAAGCCACTCAGGAGCGCACCCTCGACGAACTGAACCCCCTGGCGGAGAGCGCCCTCCTCTGGACCCGGCAAAAGCTGACCGAAGACCAGAAGCAGTGGCTGCGCGAGCTCAAGCTGGTGCGCCAAGTGCGGGATTTCACCATCGTCCACGCCACCCTCGACTCCCCCGGAAGCTGGGCCTACGTGGCCAACCGGTTCGATGCCATGGCGAGCTTCAGCTACCAGTTCACCCAGCTCTGCTTCTACGGGCACACCCATGCCCCGCGCATCTACGAAAAGGATGACACGGTCCGCTGCCTCCGGGACACGGACACCACCCTGCGTCGTGGCGTGAAGTACTTCATCAATGTCGGCAGTGTGGGCCAGCCCCGTGATGGCGACTGGCGCGCCTCCTACGCCATCTATGACGTGGAGAAGCAGACGGTGAACATCCGCAGGCTGGAGTACGACCTGCGCACCACACAGCAGAAAATCCGCGACGCCGGCCTGCCCACGATACTGGCCGAGCGGCTTGCCCTGGGACGATGA
- the ppdK gene encoding pyruvate, phosphate dikinase: MAKKASKGSASKTKYVYFFGAGKADGNGSMKALLGGKGANLAEMSRIGLPVPPGYTISTDVCTYYYDNKHTYPASLQGEVEKGVAGMEKIMGCKFGDTKGMPLLLAVRSGARDSMPGMMDTILNLGLNDQTVLALVKATGNERFAWDCYRRFIQMYGDVVMGVQKRPDEDEDPFELVIHKLKHDHHEDDVDDAHLTVDDYKELVARFKKLVKERTKKEFPTNPWDQLKGAVGAVFGSWNNDRAIVYRRKYNIPHEWGTAVNVQAMVFGNTGENSGSGVAFTRDPATGEKVFYGEFLINAQGEDVVAGVRTPSPVAELAAVMPAPYKELDRIRGVLESHFKDVQDFEFTIQDGKVFMLQTRNGKRTGVAAVRFAVEMEKEKLIDWQTAIRRVPADQLEQVLAPIFDSKAVKAAKSIASGLNAGPGAASGKIYFNSDRAAAAGDKGEKVLLVRNETSPEDIRGMLASEGILTLRGGVSSHAALVARQMGKVCVCGAADKTPDMSIDYEKRTLTVAGTTYKEGDFLSIDGSSGVVYEGSLPTAASEITQALVEGSAEAKEGRTFQNFQKLMNWCSKVTRLAVRTNADSPDQVENALAFGATGIGLCRTEHMFFEGDRIYAVREMIMSTDLEGRKKALAKLLPYQREDFTGIFKALKGLPATIRLLDPPLHEFLPKEDQENEMSDTVKKTGMTREFIVQRIHQLHEFNPMLGHRGCRLGIAYPEITEMQARAIFEAAVDVQKSGVKVKPEVMIPLVGFKKELDLQVEIVHAVAKAVMKERKAKIDYQVGTMIEVPRGAITADEIAETAQFFSFGTNDLTQTALGISRDDMGAFLTPYQENEVFKKNPFATLDQVGVGSLMKIAVEKGRSTKSDLKLGICGEHGGDPDSVKFCHRLGLNYVSCSPYRVPIARLAAAQAALEEAAASQKDVRSSAGSKPAVTARSGGKATADKKTATNKTKTRNKPMAKKAAKKAAKKPAKKAAKKAKKK; encoded by the coding sequence ATGGCAAAAAAAGCATCCAAAGGTAGCGCAAGCAAAACCAAATACGTATATTTCTTCGGAGCGGGCAAAGCGGATGGTAATGGAAGCATGAAGGCCCTGTTGGGCGGCAAGGGTGCGAACCTTGCGGAAATGAGCCGTATCGGTCTTCCGGTGCCTCCCGGATACACGATCAGCACGGACGTCTGCACGTATTATTACGACAACAAGCACACCTACCCCGCCTCCCTCCAGGGTGAAGTGGAAAAGGGTGTGGCAGGCATGGAAAAGATCATGGGCTGCAAGTTCGGCGATACCAAGGGTATGCCGCTCCTGCTCGCGGTGCGCTCCGGCGCTCGTGACTCCATGCCGGGCATGATGGACACCATCCTCAACCTGGGTCTGAACGACCAGACGGTGCTTGCGTTGGTGAAGGCCACGGGCAACGAGCGTTTCGCCTGGGACTGCTACCGCCGCTTCATCCAGATGTACGGTGACGTGGTGATGGGCGTGCAGAAGCGCCCTGATGAAGACGAAGATCCCTTCGAACTCGTCATCCACAAGCTCAAGCATGACCACCACGAAGACGACGTGGATGACGCCCACCTGACCGTGGACGACTACAAGGAACTCGTCGCCCGCTTCAAGAAGCTGGTGAAGGAGCGCACCAAGAAGGAGTTCCCGACCAATCCCTGGGACCAGCTGAAGGGCGCCGTGGGCGCTGTGTTCGGCTCCTGGAACAACGACCGCGCGATCGTGTATCGCCGCAAGTACAACATCCCGCACGAGTGGGGCACTGCCGTGAACGTGCAGGCCATGGTCTTCGGCAACACGGGTGAAAACTCCGGTTCCGGTGTGGCCTTCACCCGCGACCCCGCCACTGGCGAGAAGGTATTCTACGGTGAGTTCCTCATCAACGCCCAGGGTGAAGACGTCGTCGCCGGCGTGCGCACTCCGAGCCCCGTGGCCGAGCTCGCCGCTGTGATGCCTGCTCCCTACAAAGAGCTCGACCGCATCCGCGGCGTGCTGGAGTCCCACTTCAAGGATGTGCAGGACTTTGAGTTCACCATCCAGGACGGCAAGGTGTTCATGCTCCAGACCCGCAACGGCAAGCGTACCGGCGTGGCCGCTGTCCGCTTCGCAGTGGAAATGGAGAAGGAAAAGCTCATCGACTGGCAGACAGCGATCCGTCGCGTGCCCGCCGACCAGCTTGAGCAGGTGCTGGCTCCCATCTTCGACTCCAAGGCGGTGAAGGCTGCCAAGTCGATCGCCAGTGGTCTGAACGCCGGTCCTGGCGCTGCCAGCGGCAAGATCTACTTCAACTCCGATCGTGCGGCAGCCGCTGGCGACAAGGGTGAGAAGGTCCTCCTCGTGCGTAACGAAACCTCCCCGGAAGACATTCGCGGCATGCTGGCCTCCGAAGGCATCCTCACCCTCCGTGGTGGTGTGTCCTCCCACGCAGCACTGGTGGCCCGTCAGATGGGCAAGGTCTGCGTCTGCGGCGCGGCTGACAAGACGCCGGACATGAGCATCGACTACGAAAAGCGCACGCTGACCGTGGCCGGTACGACTTACAAGGAAGGTGACTTCCTCTCGATCGATGGTTCCTCCGGTGTGGTGTATGAAGGCAGCCTGCCGACCGCAGCTTCCGAAATCACCCAGGCACTCGTCGAGGGCAGCGCGGAAGCGAAGGAAGGTCGCACCTTCCAGAACTTCCAGAAGCTCATGAACTGGTGCTCGAAGGTGACCCGCCTTGCGGTGCGCACCAATGCGGACAGCCCCGACCAGGTGGAGAACGCGCTCGCGTTCGGCGCCACCGGCATCGGTCTCTGCCGTACGGAGCACATGTTCTTCGAAGGTGACCGCATCTACGCAGTGCGTGAGATGATCATGTCCACCGACCTCGAAGGCCGCAAGAAGGCGCTTGCGAAGCTTCTTCCGTATCAGCGCGAAGACTTCACCGGCATCTTCAAGGCTCTCAAGGGTCTTCCCGCAACCATCCGTCTGCTCGATCCTCCCCTCCATGAATTCCTCCCGAAGGAAGACCAGGAGAACGAGATGAGCGACACGGTGAAGAAGACGGGCATGACTCGCGAGTTCATCGTGCAGCGCATCCATCAGCTTCATGAATTCAACCCGATGCTTGGTCACCGCGGTTGTCGCCTTGGCATTGCATATCCGGAAATCACGGAAATGCAGGCCCGTGCAATTTTTGAAGCAGCTGTTGACGTTCAGAAATCTGGCGTCAAAGTGAAGCCCGAAGTAATGATTCCTCTTGTTGGCTTCAAGAAGGAACTCGACTTGCAGGTCGAGATCGTGCATGCTGTCGCGAAAGCGGTCATGAAAGAGCGTAAGGCGAAGATCGACTACCAGGTCGGCACGATGATTGAAGTGCCGCGCGGAGCCATCACCGCTGACGAGATCGCTGAGACGGCACAGTTCTTCAGCTTCGGTACCAACGACCTCACGCAGACTGCCCTTGGCATCAGCCGTGACGACATGGGTGCGTTCCTCACTCCGTATCAGGAGAACGAGGTGTTCAAGAAGAATCCTTTTGCGACCCTCGACCAGGTTGGCGTCGGCTCTCTGATGAAGATTGCCGTGGAGAAAGGCCGTTCCACCAAGTCCGACCTCAAGCTCGGTATCTGCGGTGAGCACGGTGGTGATCCTGACAGCGTGAAGTTCTGTCACCGCCTTGGTTTGAACTACGTGAGCTGCAGCCCGTACCGCGTTCCGATCGCGCGGTTGGCAGCAGCACAGGCAGCGCTCGAAGAAGCGGCCGCCTCGCAGAAAGATGTCCGTAGCAGTGCTGGATCCAAGCCCGCCGTGACGGCGCGCTCGGGAGGCAAGGCCACGGCTGACAAGAAAACAGCAACCAACAAAACTAAAACGAGGAACAAACCTATGGCCAAGAAAGCCGCTAAGAAAGCCGCCAAGAAGCCCGCGAAGAAAGCCGCCAAGAAGGCGAAGAAGAAGTAA
- a CDS encoding type II secretion system protein gives MKHHKSTPLLSQGFTLIEMLVVIGIIAILATIAVPAGQAVLKKARELQAKAQMKGLEIAIKSYQTEYNRLPSIDSPPPAEDNVDGYDTAAEDGRAIIEILTGADTSKNPRSIGFYEPPPAKKGAGGYSQTDGLLDIWGTNGYTIVFDYNGDRKIADPYASSEDSDISGSVIIYCAGADKKYDAGSGEARTDDLKSWQ, from the coding sequence ATGAAGCACCATAAGTCCACTCCTCTGCTCTCGCAGGGATTCACCTTGATCGAAATGCTGGTCGTCATCGGCATCATCGCCATCTTGGCCACCATCGCTGTCCCCGCAGGACAGGCCGTGCTCAAAAAGGCCCGCGAACTTCAAGCCAAGGCACAGATGAAAGGCCTTGAGATCGCCATCAAGAGCTATCAGACCGAATACAATCGCCTTCCTTCCATCGACTCCCCCCCTCCTGCAGAGGACAATGTCGATGGCTATGACACTGCTGCGGAAGACGGTCGCGCCATCATTGAGATCCTCACGGGAGCTGACACTTCGAAGAATCCCCGTTCCATTGGATTCTACGAACCCCCTCCCGCCAAAAAGGGAGCTGGCGGCTATTCTCAGACGGATGGTCTGCTCGATATCTGGGGCACCAATGGCTACACGATTGTCTTCGACTACAACGGTGACCGCAAGATCGCAGATCCCTACGCCTCCTCGGAAGACTCGGACATTTCAGGTTCGGTCATCATCTATTGCGCTGGTGCTGACAAGAAATACGATGCTGGCAGCGGCGAAGCCAGGACCGACGACCTGAAGAGCTGGCAGTAA